The genome window GATTTTATTAAGAAAAATACGGACCTTTATCAACAAGGAATTGATGTGATTCAAAAAGGTTTTTCGTCAATCTATAATTCGGTCGTAGATTTTTTTAAGTAACAAAGATATAATTTTTTTAGCAATATAAAGGGGAGCATCATGAAATTCATTCATACAGCCGATCTACACTTAGATACACCTTTTCGAGGGTTGCAGATCGAGGATACAGAGATTCTTAAAAAAATCAGAAATTCGACTTTTGAGGCCTTTACAAATATCGTCGATGTTGCAATTAAGCAAGAAATTGATTTTATGATCATTGCGGGAGATTTATACGATTCCGATGTTCAAAGTGTTAGCGCACAACTTTTTTTGAGTAAGCAATTTAACCGCCTTAAAAGTGAGGGAATAACAGTATACGTGATTTTAGGGAATCATGATTTCGCTAAAAGTCAGGTCGGTAACTTTGAGTTTCCGGATAATGTTTTTGTTTTTCCAAGCAACATTAAAAGTTTCTATCATACGGCAAAAGATGGGACCAAAGTTGAGTTAGTAGGATTTAGTTACGAAGACCGTTGGATCACCGAGGATTTGGCCGATAAATACCCCAAAAGACATTCTGATGTAGATTATACGATCGGCCTGTTACACGGGGCATTAAGAAAGGGGCAAAGCGATAATTATGCACCTTTTACTAAGGATGAATTACTTGATAAGGGTTATAATTATTGGGCTTTAGGTCATATTCATGAAAGACAGGTCCTTAACGAAAATCCATATATTATTTATCCTGGTGTTCCACAGGGACGCAGCATTAAAGAAGATGGTCCGAAGGGTTTTTACTTAGTTGAAGCTGATCGACATGAAACTAACGCTACATTCTTACCTAGCGCCAAAATCGAATGGGATCGGATTAAAGTTGATGGCCGTAGT of Xylocopilactobacillus apicola contains these proteins:
- a CDS encoding metallophosphoesterase family protein — translated: MKFIHTADLHLDTPFRGLQIEDTEILKKIRNSTFEAFTNIVDVAIKQEIDFMIIAGDLYDSDVQSVSAQLFLSKQFNRLKSEGITVYVILGNHDFAKSQVGNFEFPDNVFVFPSNIKSFYHTAKDGTKVELVGFSYEDRWITEDLADKYPKRHSDVDYTIGLLHGALRKGQSDNYAPFTKDELLDKGYNYWALGHIHERQVLNENPYIIYPGVPQGRSIKEDGPKGFYLVEADRHETNATFLPSAKIEWDRIKVDGRSLTSMSDVEREIELSLNELSKTVSHFVEVTIKNANNLPLTVVKSIEDDSFAGGLAPKEFEDNYTIVIKINVQITKSDVFSELDQTFWNESAEQIFSTENVEAEVLPLLKNYRFLQDLVRDPDFLSSLKNETFELINERKSENDQS